From Thermoflavifilum aggregans, a single genomic window includes:
- a CDS encoding 6-pyruvoyl trahydropterin synthase family protein: protein MMYITRRVHFNAAHKLYNPAWSKEKNEEVFGKCANENWHGHNYVLYVTVKGEIDPETGYVTDAKALHELIQRKILDQVDHRNLNLDVPFMKGKICSTENFAKAIWEQLAPEIKQGKLHCVKLYETENIYVEYFGD from the coding sequence ATGATGTATATTACCAGAAGAGTACATTTCAATGCAGCACACAAGCTTTATAACCCCGCATGGAGTAAGGAAAAAAATGAAGAAGTGTTTGGAAAATGTGCAAATGAAAACTGGCATGGACATAATTACGTATTGTATGTAACAGTAAAAGGTGAAATAGATCCTGAAACAGGTTATGTGACAGATGCCAAAGCATTGCATGAACTCATTCAACGAAAAATACTGGATCAGGTTGATCACCGGAATTTAAATCTGGACGTGCCTTTTATGAAGGGTAAAATCTGTTCAACGGAAAATTTTGCAAAAGCAATCTGGGAACAACTGGCACCGGAAATCAAGCAAGGCAAACTGCATTGTGTAAAGCTATATGAAACGGAAAATATTTATGTAGAATATTTTGGCGATTAA